The Borrelia hispanica CRI genomic sequence ATTAATTATTGAGATTAATGTTAAAAGAATTCCTACGTTAATTGTAATAATAGTTCCAAGCATCCAATTATTTAATTTTAATTTACTATTAAGTTCTGTTTTGTTCATATCCATATCTTTTCTTATAAGATCCATATCTTTTCTTACAAAAGAAATCTCTGATTTTAAGTTATTTTCAACAGTATCAATTTTAATATTTAGGTTATTTTCAACAGTATCAATTTTATTATTGAGATCTCTAATATCTGATTTTAAGTTATTTTCAATAATATCAATTTTATTATCAAGTTCATTAAATTTAGTATCAATTTTATTATCAAGTTCATTAAATTTAGTATCAATTTTATTATTTAAGTTATTTTCAACAGTGTCAATTTTATTATTGAGATCTCTAATATCTGATTTGAATGCCATTTTTAGAAGTTCAAGATCTTTAGTAGTAAGTTCGTTTTTATAATATCTATAAGATAAATCGTCTGCAATATCTCTATCCATACCAACTTTTACAAGTTCATTTAACACCATTTGTCTGGTTACTACTGGCTGTATCATATGTTCCATGAAAATCTCCTTATATATTATTATAATATTTTGGGGGTTTATTGTTA encodes the following:
- the bdr gene encoding Bdr family repetitive protein, with translation MEHMIQPVVTRQMVLNELVKVGMDRDIADDLSYRYYKNELTTKDLELLKMAFKSDIRDLNNKIDTVENNLNNKIDTKFNELDNKIDTKFNELDNKIDIIENNLKSDIRDLNNKIDTVENNLNIKIDTVENNLKSEISFVRKDMDLIRKDMDMNKTELNSKLKLNNWMLGTIITINVGILLTLISIINSIINK